From a region of the Planctomycetota bacterium genome:
- a CDS encoding 7-cyano-7-deazaguanine synthase has protein sequence HRIEVRTPLIELTKADIVTLGTRLGVDYSQTVTCYDPTPDGLACGACDACRLRRQGFKCAGLPDPTRYV, from the coding sequence GACACCGGATCGAAGTCCGCACGCCGCTCATCGAATTGACCAAGGCCGACATCGTCACGCTCGGCACCAGACTCGGCGTCGACTACAGCCAGACCGTCACTTGCTACGACCCGACGCCCGATGGCTTGGCCTGCGGAGCGTGCGATGCGTGCCGGCTGCGTCGACAAGGCTTCAAGTGCGCCGGGCTTCCCGATCCGACGCGCTACGTCTGA